The Terriglobia bacterium DNA window GACGGCCTGACGGCCGTCTCTACCGGATGTCCGAGATCCTTTGGTAGAGACGCCCGTCAGGGCGTCTCTCCGTTTGGACCATGGTGACGACGTCTCCGAATGTGCTGGCACGCCGCGCCCGCTCCCTTCTTCCTCCGCCAGGACCTCTTTCAGGATGCGGTGCACGATCAGGTCGGGGTAGCGCCGGATGGGCGAGGTGAAATGCGTGTACGTGGTCGCCGCCAGCGCGAAGTGTCCCTCGTTTTTCTCGGAATAGCGGGCCTGCTTGAGCGAGCGCAGCATGAGATACGACAGGATGCGCTCCTCCGGCTTGCCTTCGATCTTCTGCACCAGCTTCTGGTACATGCGCGGCGTGATGTGGACGTCTTCGGGGATCTCGATCATGGGCGCGCGGCGGCCGGTGCCGTAGCGCTCGCGGCGGTCGCTCTTCATCTGCACGCGCTTGATGGGAAGCGCCCCCACGCCCAGCGAGTAGCCAAAGCTCGCGGCGATGGTCTCGAAGTCGTAGACCTTCTTCGGGTCCGGCTTCTCGTGGATGCGGTAGAGCGAGGCGACGCCCTTCTGCTCCAGGTACGAGGCCACGCACTCGTTGGCCGAGAGCATGAACTCTTCGATCAGGCGATGCGCCCAGTTACGCTCGGAGCGCGTGATGCCGGTCATCAGGCCTTCCTCGAATTCGATGACCGGCTCGGGCAGATCGAAGTCGATCGAGCCGCGCCGCTGCCGCTTGTGGTTCAGAATGCCGGCCAGCTCGCGCATCAGCTCGAAGGCCGAGACCAGCGGATAGTAGCGCTCGCGCAGGCTGCGGTCGCCCTCGAGCACCGCATTCACCGCCGTGTAGGTCATACGCTCGGCGGAGCGGATCACGCCCGGGTGCAGCTCGTAGGCAACGATCTCGCCCTGGTGGTCGATCTCCATCACGCAGGACATCACCAGCCGGTCCACGCGCGGGCGCAGCGAGCAGATGTCGGTCGAAAGCTCGATCGGCAGCATGGGCACGGCACGGTCGGGGAAATAAACCGATGTGCCACGGAGGCGGGCCTCCTGGTCGAGCGCCGAGCCGTCGCTGACGTAATGCGCGACATCGGCGATGTGCACCTGGAGTTCGTAATTGCCGTTCGAGAGGCGGCGGGCGATGACCGCATCGTCGAAGTCGCGCGCGGTCTCGCCGTCGATGGTGACAATGGGCAGATTGCGGTAATCGCGCCGTCCGTGCACTTCGCGCGCCGTGATGATGGGCTCGATGGACTGGGCCTCCTCGATCACGTCGGCCGGGAACCGGTGCGGCAAGTGGTACTTGCGGATGATGATCTCGACGTCCACGCCGAAATCGTCTTCGTAACCGAGGACCTCGACCACGCGGCCGCGAGGGTTCTGGGTGGGCGTGGGCCAATCGGTGATCTCCAGGTCCACGACCACGCCTTCGAGATCGTCCCATTGGGACGTCCGCTTCGCTTCATCGCCGATCACGCGGTGCTGAGCGTGTTTCTTTGGTCTTGGTCCCTGCGCGTCCCCAGAGTCCTCCGCGGCCGGAATTTCGGCTCCGCGCGGGATGATCACGTCCTGCGTGATCTTCGCGTCGATGGGGGTGACGTAGTTGTAGCGGTCCCCGTAGTGAAAGGTTCCGACCACGGTCTCGTGGGCACGTCCCACCACGCGCAGGATGCGCCCTTCGCCTTTTCCGTCGGAGCGGACGGAGGTGAGCTCGACCAGCACGCGGTCGCCGTGCATGGCGGAGCCGATGGCTTGCGGGTTGATGAAGATGTCGCCGGTCAGGCCGCGCGGCGCTTCAGACTCGGGGGTGACGAAGCCGTAGCCGTCGCGGTGCATGCTGAGGCGTCCGACCACCGCGTTCCGGCTGGCGGCGGACTTGGGGATGGCGTAGCGGTCGCCGGGCATCGCGATCAGTTCGCCCCGTTTGACCAGCTTTTCCAGCCGTTCGCCCAGTTCCCGCCGTTCCTGGCCCCCTCGGACACCCAGTTCGTGCACCAACTGCTTGTACTTGGCGGTGGACTTGGGCTGTTGCCCGATTTTCTTCAGGATGTCGTTGTCGGAGATCATCGCTTGGCGGTCAGGGGCTTGCGGCCCCCCTACGGCTTCTCTTCTTCACGATACTCCGAAGGCAGCGGCGGCAGAGGGCCGCCTCCTCCGTTGTGCCGTTTCCGTTGCAGTACCTGCGGGAGTTCCGACCGGGTCGCCCACAGCCCGAAGGCCACCGCCGCCCCCCACGCCAGCGACACCACGACGACCGCTCCGAGGTCCGCACGCCGGCTGCCGTCCACGAACACGAACTGCACCGCGAAGAAGGTCACCGCCAGGGCGAAGACGCCGGTCAGCAGCGCTTTTCCGAGTTCCAGCCAGCGCATGCTGCCCAGGGGGACGAGTTTCTTCCGATGGAGGAGGATGGCGAGCGCGACCGTGTTGGCGAAGATGCCGATGTCGGAGGCGATGGCCAGTCCGATGACGTGATAGGTGCGAAACAGCCACGAGTACAGAGGCAACGAGGCCACGGTGATGATAGTGCCGGCGACCATGGGAGTGACCGTGTCGCCGGCAGCGTAAAACCCACGCGCATACAGGCCTTGCGCCGCCCAGAAAGCGAGCGACAGGGCGAACCAAAAAAAGTAGAGCGCGGTCTCACGCGAATCGGTGAAGTGGAATCGCCCGCGGCGATAGACCAGGTCCACGAGGGGCAGTGCGGCGGCCATCATCCAGGCGGTGATCAGGAATGCCACCGCGGTGACGCGGTACACGGAGTCGTTCACTGTCCTGGCAAACTCCTCGAGGCGCTTCTCGCCGAAGAGGCGCGCAAAGAACGGGAGCGAGGCTTGACCGGTGGCCTGGCCCAGCACCGCGATCGGCACGGCGAAGAGGCGCTTGGCGTAGTTCAGGCGAGTAATGTCGCCGGCGCCGCCGGAGGCGAAGTAGCGCAGGATCCAGTCGTCGGCCGTGACCAGAGTGACGCCCAGCATGAGCGGGATGGTCAGGGCCACCCACTCGCGGAAGCCGGGATCTCGGTGGTCGAAAGTCAGGCGATAGCCGATGCCGGTCTTCGAAGCTCCGAAGGCATTGACCAGGAACGGTCCGACGAAGCCGCCGGCGACCGCGCCCACCGCCAGCGAGGCGATACCCATGCGCCCGGATAGCACCACGCCGCCCAGAATGATGAAAACGTTGTAGAGGATGGGCCCCAGGGCGGGGAAGAGGAACAAGCGGCGCGAGAGCAGCACCGCCGAGACGATGCCGCCGACATAAAAAAAGATCTGCGCCGGCAGCAGGATGCGCGTCAGATACACGCAGAGCTCGAGTTGCTGAGTCGAGAAATGCGGGAAGATGACGCGCTCGATCTGGGGCGTGAACACTTCCAGCAGGCCGATGCCGATGACCAGCGTCGAGGTCATCAGGGTGATCACGACGGAGAAGGCCTTGCGCGCTTCCACTTCGCGGCCTTCGGAGGTGTAGCGGGTGAAGATGGAGATGAAGGTGATGGAGGCCGTGCCGCCGGCCAC harbors:
- a CDS encoding RNB domain-containing ribonuclease, with the translated sequence MISDNDILKKIGQQPKSTAKYKQLVHELGVRGGQERRELGERLEKLVKRGELIAMPGDRYAIPKSAASRNAVVGRLSMHRDGYGFVTPESEAPRGLTGDIFINPQAIGSAMHGDRVLVELTSVRSDGKGEGRILRVVGRAHETVVGTFHYGDRYNYVTPIDAKITQDVIIPRGAEIPAAEDSGDAQGPRPKKHAQHRVIGDEAKRTSQWDDLEGVVVDLEITDWPTPTQNPRGRVVEVLGYEDDFGVDVEIIIRKYHLPHRFPADVIEEAQSIEPIITAREVHGRRDYRNLPIVTIDGETARDFDDAVIARRLSNGNYELQVHIADVAHYVSDGSALDQEARLRGTSVYFPDRAVPMLPIELSTDICSLRPRVDRLVMSCVMEIDHQGEIVAYELHPGVIRSAERMTYTAVNAVLEGDRSLRERYYPLVSAFELMRELAGILNHKRQRRGSIDFDLPEPVIEFEEGLMTGITRSERNWAHRLIEEFMLSANECVASYLEQKGVASLYRIHEKPDPKKVYDFETIAASFGYSLGVGALPIKRVQMKSDRRERYGTGRRAPMIEIPEDVHITPRMYQKLVQKIEGKPEERILSYLMLRSLKQARYSEKNEGHFALAATTYTHFTSPIRRYPDLIVHRILKEVLAEEEGSGRGVPAHSETSSPWSKRRDALTGVSTKGSRTSGRDGRQAVSGPIDLDELHEIAESSSDTERRADEAERELVEWKKVKFMQDKVGEEFDGLIISVTKFGFFVELMDMFIEGLVPLATLTDDRYTFRENTKQIIGERSRKTYSLGERVRVLVDRIDPVQHKINFAVVEPAPSRAQKRHHKGR
- the murJ gene encoding murein biosynthesis integral membrane protein MurJ, with the translated sequence MGTGEQAPTQGGLGRFLRPSHQHSALSATVLLMAAVMLSRVVGYVREAYIAWAFGAGLQTDAYVAAFTLPDWLNYIVAGGTASITFISIFTRYTSEGREVEARKAFSVVITLMTSTLVIGIGLLEVFTPQIERVIFPHFSTQQLELCVYLTRILLPAQIFFYVGGIVSAVLLSRRLFLFPALGPILYNVFIILGGVVLSGRMGIASLAVGAVAGGFVGPFLVNAFGASKTGIGYRLTFDHRDPGFREWVALTIPLMLGVTLVTADDWILRYFASGGAGDITRLNYAKRLFAVPIAVLGQATGQASLPFFARLFGEKRLEEFARTVNDSVYRVTAVAFLITAWMMAAALPLVDLVYRRGRFHFTDSRETALYFFWFALSLAFWAAQGLYARGFYAAGDTVTPMVAGTIITVASLPLYSWLFRTYHVIGLAIASDIGIFANTVALAILLHRKKLVPLGSMRWLELGKALLTGVFALAVTFFAVQFVFVDGSRRADLGAVVVVSLAWGAAVAFGLWATRSELPQVLQRKRHNGGGGPLPPLPSEYREEEKP